In Pseudoalteromonas marina, a genomic segment contains:
- the rsfS gene encoding ribosome silencing factor — protein sequence MDSRQLLAFAMDKIDDMKARDIVDMDVTDKSDITDYMVICTGTSKRHVQSIADHLAKEARHADSEPLGYEGENDGEWALVDLGDVVVHVMQTEARSYYDLEKLWG from the coding sequence TTGGATTCAAGACAACTACTCGCCTTTGCAATGGATAAAATTGACGATATGAAAGCGCGTGACATCGTTGACATGGACGTAACTGATAAATCAGACATTACCGATTACATGGTAATTTGTACTGGCACGTCTAAACGCCACGTTCAATCAATCGCCGACCACTTAGCAAAAGAAGCACGTCATGCAGATTCAGAGCCATTAGGCTATGAAGGCGAAAATGACGGCGAATGGGCACTGGTTGATTTAGGCGATGTGGTTGTACACGTGATGCAAACTGAAGCACGTAGCTATTACGATCTAGAAAAACTGTGGGGCTAA
- the nadD gene encoding nicotinate-nucleotide adenylyltransferase — MIAIFGGTFDPVHLGHINMAQQCVSAFNLSTLYFMPCALPAHKAAPGISTEHRVNMLNAAIKPYPHFALDLRELDRSGPSYSLLSLQELRKEYPSTPILFLIGMDSFNSLNKWFEWQTITELCHIVVYQRPAQSCQVTGELKHYMQHALVDDPALITEHLGGKLYFLPGKMLDAASSSIRDDLKKSNKKNELLPDAVSHYIQMHQLYQIDA; from the coding sequence ATGATTGCTATTTTTGGTGGTACCTTCGACCCCGTTCATTTAGGCCATATTAATATGGCTCAGCAATGTGTAAGCGCATTTAATTTAAGCACATTGTATTTTATGCCCTGCGCACTACCTGCCCACAAAGCAGCACCAGGTATAAGCACAGAACATCGTGTTAACATGCTCAATGCGGCTATTAAACCGTACCCTCATTTTGCACTCGATTTAAGAGAGCTAGATCGTTCAGGCCCATCATACTCATTACTTAGCCTGCAAGAACTGCGTAAAGAGTACCCAAGTACACCTATTTTATTTTTGATTGGAATGGATTCATTTAATTCACTAAATAAGTGGTTTGAATGGCAAACAATTACTGAGCTTTGCCATATTGTGGTATATCAACGACCAGCGCAGAGTTGTCAGGTAACAGGTGAGCTTAAACACTACATGCAACATGCCCTCGTGGATGACCCCGCTCTTATTACAGAGCATTTAGGTGGTAAACTTTACTTTTTACCGGGTAAAATGCTTGATGCAGCTTCTAGTTCTATTCGTGATGATCTTAAAAAAAGTAACAAAAAGAATGAACTATTACCCGATGCCGTGAGTCATTACATACAAATGCATCAGTTATATCAAATTGATGCTTAA
- the holA gene encoding DNA polymerase III subunit delta — MRCYANQLPNELNKGLKPFYLVFGEEPFQEAQCVQLIRDTAKAQGFDEVIKFTLMQGFDWQEIIAQYQSMSLFSARTIIEFDLNQQKPGVIGSNTFKRVVELVNPDTILIIKGAKASQEVQRGAWFKALDKQGVFVPCYPLTGSHVKRWLDDQCQRLALNMQNDAKLSLINATEGNLLACFQELEKLSLLHGNALITQQLVMQGLLNQAKFDIFDLSDALLNGHAKQAIKVLNKLASDNTEVVSILWAITKELNTLMNVQLGLLNGEPIASLFKQNAIWKNQQGPVQNAVNRLNITVLEQINSDIALFDASYKQGNLIAPYQALAHICIKFCQPLDIPMPCHSLN, encoded by the coding sequence ATGCGCTGTTACGCTAATCAATTACCTAACGAATTAAACAAAGGCTTAAAACCTTTTTACTTAGTTTTTGGTGAAGAGCCTTTTCAAGAAGCACAGTGTGTTCAGCTAATTCGCGATACTGCCAAAGCACAAGGCTTTGATGAAGTAATTAAATTTACTTTAATGCAGGGGTTTGATTGGCAGGAAATAATAGCGCAATATCAAAGCATGTCGTTATTTAGTGCACGCACTATTATTGAGTTTGACCTAAACCAGCAAAAGCCCGGTGTAATTGGTAGTAATACCTTTAAGCGTGTCGTTGAGCTTGTTAACCCCGACACGATACTAATTATTAAAGGTGCAAAAGCGAGCCAAGAAGTACAACGCGGTGCCTGGTTTAAAGCGCTCGACAAACAAGGTGTATTTGTACCTTGTTACCCACTGACTGGCTCGCACGTAAAACGGTGGCTTGATGATCAATGTCAACGCTTGGCTCTTAACATGCAAAATGATGCCAAATTAAGCCTTATCAATGCTACAGAAGGTAACCTTTTAGCGTGTTTTCAGGAACTTGAAAAGCTCTCCTTACTGCATGGCAACGCACTTATTACCCAGCAATTGGTTATGCAAGGGCTATTAAATCAAGCCAAATTTGATATTTTTGATTTAAGCGATGCCTTATTAAATGGTCATGCCAAACAAGCCATTAAAGTTTTAAACAAATTAGCCAGTGACAACACTGAAGTTGTGAGTATATTGTGGGCGATTACAAAAGAGCTCAACACCTTGATGAATGTGCAATTGGGATTGTTAAATGGTGAGCCAATCGCCAGCTTATTTAAACAAAATGCCATTTGGAAAAATCAGCAAGGGCCGGTGCAAAATGCCGTTAATCGCCTAAATATTACTGTACTTGAGCAAATTAATAGTGATATTGCTTTATTTGATGCAAGCTATAAACAAGGCAACTTAATTGCTCCTTATCAGGCACTTGCACATATTTGTATTAAGTTTTGTCAACCGCTCGATATTCCTATGCCGTGTCACAGCCTTAATTAG
- the lptE gene encoding LPS assembly lipoprotein LptE, with the protein MAVFKAIKNGLALALVCFLLSSCGFHLKQASSLPDNLKLITLIGDDEKSALFEQLQKELLASEVELTSSSKNVAQLYLRKETIERQTLSLFKNGQVAEYELAYGVSYVLKHPNKDAIEKRFELYRNYQDDPDNALAKAKELELLINEIRKQASRRIVRELSQL; encoded by the coding sequence ATGGCTGTATTTAAGGCCATTAAAAACGGGCTAGCCTTAGCGCTAGTCTGTTTTTTGTTATCTAGTTGTGGGTTTCACTTAAAGCAAGCGTCAAGCCTGCCTGATAATCTAAAACTCATTACGCTAATTGGTGATGACGAAAAATCAGCTTTATTTGAACAGCTACAAAAAGAGCTGTTAGCAAGTGAAGTTGAACTTACCTCTTCATCTAAAAACGTAGCGCAGCTGTATTTACGTAAAGAAACCATAGAACGCCAAACGTTGTCGTTATTTAAAAATGGCCAGGTTGCTGAATACGAACTTGCCTATGGCGTTTCATATGTTCTAAAACACCCCAATAAAGATGCTATAGAAAAACGCTTTGAGCTTTATAGAAATTATCAAGACGACCCCGATAACGCACTTGCCAAAGCCAAAGAGCTAGAGCTGCTAATTAACGAAATTCGTAAGCAAGCAAGTCGTCGTATTGTTAGAGAGCTGTCGCAACTGTAA
- the leuS gene encoding leucine--tRNA ligase, whose amino-acid sequence MQEQYNPQDIESKVQSYWEENQVFKVTEDESKEKYYCLSMFPYPSGRLHMGHVRNYTIGDVVSRFQRLQGKNVMQPMGWDAFGLPAENAAIKNKTAPAKWTYENIDYMRNQLKQLGFGYDWDREIATCHPEYYKWEQWFFTKLYEKGLVYKKMSTVNWDPVDQTVLANEQVIDGRGWRSGAVVEQKEIPQWFIKITDYAQELLDDLDKLEDWPEQVKTMQRNWIGRSEGLDIEFTRTDNNEKFSVYTTRPDTFMGVTYLAVAGGHPIAQEAAKNSDAIAMFVEECKNTKVAEADMATMEKKGIATGFYATHPLTGEQVPIWVANFVLMHYGSGAVMAVPAHDQRDFEFANAYGLDIKQVIAPVEGSDLEVNLAQEAFTEKGVLVNSGEFDGLDFSAAFNAIADKLEALGVGERKVNFRLRDWGVSRQRYWGSPIPMLSDENGNELAATEDMLPVRLPEDVVMNGVTSPIKADPEWAKTTVNGVPATHETDTFDTFMESSWYYARYCSPRYDEGMLDPAAANYWLPVNQYIGGIEHAILHLLYSRFFHKLLRDFGLVNSDEPFDRLLCQGMVLAETFYRKDEKGGDIWISPSDVETETDEKGRVTKAWHKEDGEPVFSSGMSKMSKSKNNGIDPQQVIAQYGADTVRLFMMFTAPPEQTLEWSDSGVEGAHRFLKRVWKYAVDVKAAGYQALEKSALTNPQKVLRRELHKAIAKVSDDVERRQTFNTAIAAIMELSNKLIKAPLNDAQDIAIANEALEALIIMLAPITPHLSHELWEELGKEGDILDAAWPTVDESALVEDEKLIIVQVNGKLRAKLTVAADATQEQVETLAFAEANVTKFTDGKTIRKIIYVPGKLLNVVAN is encoded by the coding sequence ATGCAAGAGCAATATAACCCGCAAGATATAGAGTCAAAAGTACAAAGCTACTGGGAAGAAAATCAAGTATTTAAAGTCACTGAAGATGAGAGCAAAGAAAAATATTACTGTCTTTCTATGTTCCCTTACCCGAGTGGTCGACTGCATATGGGTCATGTGCGTAACTACACCATTGGTGATGTTGTTTCTCGTTTCCAGCGCCTGCAAGGCAAAAACGTAATGCAGCCTATGGGCTGGGATGCGTTTGGTTTACCTGCAGAAAACGCCGCTATTAAAAATAAAACAGCGCCTGCAAAGTGGACTTACGAAAACATTGATTACATGCGTAACCAACTTAAGCAATTAGGTTTTGGTTACGATTGGGATCGTGAAATTGCAACGTGTCACCCAGAGTACTATAAGTGGGAGCAGTGGTTTTTTACTAAGCTTTACGAAAAAGGCTTAGTGTACAAAAAAATGTCGACCGTAAACTGGGATCCGGTTGATCAAACTGTACTTGCTAACGAACAAGTTATTGACGGTCGTGGTTGGCGCTCTGGCGCTGTGGTTGAGCAAAAAGAAATCCCGCAGTGGTTTATTAAGATTACCGACTACGCACAAGAGCTTTTAGACGATTTAGACAAATTAGAAGACTGGCCTGAGCAAGTTAAAACCATGCAGCGCAATTGGATTGGCCGCTCTGAAGGTTTAGACATTGAGTTTACGCGTACCGATAACAACGAAAAGTTTAGCGTATACACCACTCGCCCAGATACTTTTATGGGTGTAACTTATCTTGCCGTTGCCGGTGGACACCCTATTGCCCAAGAAGCCGCTAAAAACAGCGATGCGATTGCAATGTTTGTTGAAGAATGCAAAAACACCAAAGTAGCCGAAGCAGATATGGCAACAATGGAGAAAAAAGGTATTGCAACTGGCTTTTACGCAACTCACCCATTAACAGGCGAGCAAGTGCCTATTTGGGTGGCTAACTTTGTGCTTATGCATTACGGCTCAGGCGCGGTAATGGCAGTACCTGCCCACGACCAACGTGATTTTGAGTTTGCAAATGCATACGGCCTAGATATTAAACAAGTTATTGCGCCAGTTGAAGGCTCAGACCTTGAAGTAAACCTAGCGCAAGAAGCATTCACCGAAAAAGGTGTATTAGTAAACTCTGGCGAATTTGACGGATTAGACTTTTCAGCAGCGTTTAATGCGATTGCCGACAAACTAGAAGCACTAGGCGTGGGTGAGCGTAAAGTAAACTTCCGCTTACGTGACTGGGGTGTTAGCCGCCAACGTTATTGGGGCTCTCCAATTCCAATGCTGAGCGACGAAAACGGCAACGAGCTTGCTGCAACAGAAGATATGTTACCAGTTCGCTTACCAGAAGACGTGGTAATGAATGGTGTAACATCACCAATAAAAGCAGACCCTGAGTGGGCTAAAACCACAGTTAACGGCGTACCTGCTACTCACGAAACTGACACCTTCGATACTTTTATGGAATCGTCTTGGTATTACGCACGTTACTGTAGCCCACGTTACGACGAAGGCATGTTAGACCCAGCAGCCGCTAACTATTGGTTACCTGTAAACCAATACATAGGTGGTATTGAACACGCAATTTTACACTTATTGTACTCACGCTTTTTCCATAAACTATTACGTGACTTTGGTTTAGTAAATTCAGACGAGCCATTTGACCGCTTACTATGTCAAGGCATGGTATTGGCTGAAACGTTCTATCGTAAAGATGAGAAAGGTGGTGATATTTGGATTTCACCAAGCGATGTAGAAACAGAAACTGACGAAAAAGGTCGAGTTACTAAAGCATGGCACAAGGAAGATGGCGAACCAGTATTTTCTTCAGGCATGAGCAAAATGTCTAAGTCTAAAAATAACGGTATAGACCCACAACAAGTAATTGCACAATACGGTGCTGATACAGTGCGTTTATTCATGATGTTTACTGCACCACCAGAACAAACACTTGAATGGTCAGACTCTGGCGTTGAAGGCGCACACAGATTCTTAAAACGTGTATGGAAATACGCAGTAGACGTGAAAGCGGCAGGTTACCAAGCACTTGAAAAGTCTGCGCTTACTAACCCACAAAAAGTACTTCGTCGCGAATTACACAAAGCCATTGCAAAGGTAAGTGATGATGTTGAACGTCGTCAAACGTTTAACACGGCGATTGCTGCCATCATGGAGCTGTCTAATAAGTTAATTAAAGCGCCACTTAACGATGCACAAGACATTGCCATTGCAAATGAGGCACTTGAAGCGTTAATCATTATGCTTGCCCCTATTACGCCGCATTTATCTCATGAGTTGTGGGAAGAGCTTGGTAAAGAAGGTGATATTTTAGATGCAGCATGGCCAACAGTTGACGAATCAGCCCTGGTTGAAGATGAAAAGCTCATCATCGTTCAAGTAAACGGTAAACTTCGCGCTAAGCTAACTGTGGCAGCAGATGCAACGCAAGAACAAGTAGAAACACTTGCCTTTGCAGAAGCTAACGTAACTAAATTTACTGATGGTAAAACCATTCGTAAGATCATTTACGTGCCAGGTAAACTACTTAACGTGGTTGCTAACTAA
- a CDS encoding zinc ribbon-containing protein, producing MADYKAWLSDLSAWLKDIKDHEVKDAVTRFVESEQALKNLGEEKYQLYRNYLKRDIEHLSENDSHYNSLAWQELKESLWFELSHIEDKTQLEWQSLNQDFKHNGVYHAGEWIAMGTLVCKNCTHSYDVYHATQILPCIECDGIYFSRKALHP from the coding sequence ATGGCAGATTATAAAGCATGGCTTAGTGATTTAAGCGCGTGGCTAAAAGACATCAAAGATCATGAGGTAAAAGATGCGGTAACTCGTTTTGTTGAATCAGAGCAAGCACTTAAAAATTTAGGTGAGGAAAAATATCAGCTCTACCGCAACTACTTAAAACGTGACATAGAGCACCTTAGCGAGAACGATTCCCACTATAATTCGCTTGCATGGCAAGAACTTAAAGAGTCTTTATGGTTTGAACTTTCACATATAGAAGACAAAACTCAGCTGGAATGGCAATCCTTAAACCAAGATTTTAAACATAATGGGGTGTATCACGCAGGTGAATGGATAGCCATGGGCACATTAGTATGTAAGAATTGCACTCATAGTTACGATGTTTATCACGCCACACAAATTTTACCGTGTATTGAGTGTGATGGAATCTATTTTAGTCGTAAGGCACTGCACCCTTAA
- a CDS encoding Lon protease family protein: MTKKLLPLPVSTLAPSISANHVLTCMNNPYPEQLNFIGQQRAQSALDFSLGMELPGYNVYVMGEAAHGRYTLVKDKLKQHAKGRVTPNEWLYVNNYDDHREPIALFMQAGQSKQLSDDIDSFLDEVLDTFPAAFDNPAYQRKKKSIDREFNDAYDSAITAVEVAALEQSVALVEEKSSVGFAPLIDGKQLSDSEFAELEDELREEFFEKIEKLEDALIEALIELPRWKRESKEKLRNLKKSTAEQATKPLLKDLEHKYATHIGVLRYLKDIRVEIIDAVLEWLDDEDENEENKEDFDRKGMLTDFFAPNILVEFKEDDAAPVVYEPNPTFGNLFGKIEYATSQGTLITSYRSIQPGALHRANGGYLIMDAEKVMANPQVWDGLKLSLKMHQIKNDLPYQDSTVGTSFTLRPQLIPLDVKIILLGSRDLYYTIGQYDEEFAELFRVLADFDYYLPSSDKLQYQFITKVTEYCEKTLKCTTTQAAMVRLLKFSYRQAEHHNKLSARFADVLELVAEASYYAKQDKLTVIDAHHIDEAIEGKQYRTGQISENMLSDIKEGHTLIATTGQAIGKVNGLTVLHIGDTSFGTPARITATVYAGADGVIDVEREAELGKAIHSKGVMLLTGYLGNKYAQQFSLTLSANIAIEQSYGYIDGDSASLAELCALISAITSLPISQSIALTGSINQHGDVQAIGGVNEKIEGFFKLCKMRGLTGEQGVIIPKSNQVNLVLDDEILNAVEQGKFNIYAVETVDQALNLLMDIEAGELIDDVYPESSVNGIALARLKEIADIVNGDNEDDADDELENEKREEEKN, translated from the coding sequence ATGACGAAAAAACTGCTGCCACTACCTGTATCAACGCTTGCACCTAGTATTTCTGCTAATCACGTACTGACGTGCATGAATAATCCCTACCCAGAGCAACTCAATTTTATTGGGCAACAACGTGCACAAAGTGCGCTGGACTTTTCGCTGGGGATGGAATTACCTGGTTATAACGTTTACGTTATGGGCGAAGCCGCACATGGGCGTTACACACTCGTCAAGGACAAACTAAAACAACATGCCAAAGGCCGAGTAACCCCAAACGAATGGTTGTATGTTAATAACTACGACGACCATCGCGAGCCAATAGCATTGTTTATGCAGGCAGGGCAAAGCAAGCAATTGAGTGACGACATAGACTCATTTTTAGACGAAGTGCTCGACACGTTTCCAGCCGCATTTGATAACCCTGCTTATCAGCGAAAGAAAAAATCAATTGATCGTGAATTTAATGATGCTTACGACAGCGCAATTACCGCCGTTGAAGTGGCTGCGCTTGAGCAAAGCGTTGCACTTGTTGAAGAAAAAAGCTCAGTGGGCTTTGCGCCACTTATTGATGGTAAGCAGTTGAGTGATAGCGAGTTTGCAGAACTAGAAGATGAACTTCGCGAAGAGTTTTTTGAGAAAATAGAAAAACTAGAAGATGCGTTAATTGAAGCACTGATAGAGTTGCCGCGTTGGAAACGTGAATCTAAAGAAAAACTCCGCAACCTTAAAAAGTCGACCGCTGAGCAAGCAACTAAACCACTGTTAAAAGATTTAGAACATAAATACGCCACACATATTGGCGTGCTTCGCTATTTAAAAGACATACGTGTAGAAATTATAGATGCTGTACTTGAATGGCTAGACGATGAAGACGAAAACGAAGAAAATAAAGAAGACTTTGATCGTAAAGGCATGCTCACTGACTTTTTTGCACCCAATATTTTAGTCGAGTTTAAAGAAGACGATGCAGCCCCCGTGGTGTACGAGCCTAACCCTACCTTTGGTAATTTATTTGGCAAAATAGAGTATGCCACTTCACAAGGTACACTAATCACCAGCTACCGCTCAATTCAGCCCGGTGCATTACACCGTGCAAATGGCGGTTATTTGATAATGGATGCTGAAAAAGTAATGGCTAACCCACAGGTGTGGGATGGGCTAAAGTTATCGCTGAAAATGCACCAAATTAAAAATGACTTACCATATCAAGATAGTACAGTAGGCACGAGCTTTACGCTTCGCCCGCAACTGATCCCACTTGATGTAAAAATTATTTTATTAGGCTCGCGCGATTTGTATTACACCATAGGTCAATACGATGAAGAATTCGCAGAGCTATTCAGAGTACTAGCTGATTTTGATTACTACTTACCAAGCAGTGATAAGTTACAGTATCAGTTTATTACTAAAGTGACAGAGTACTGCGAAAAAACGCTTAAGTGCACTACAACGCAAGCCGCTATGGTGAGATTGCTTAAATTTAGTTATCGCCAAGCTGAGCATCATAATAAGCTGTCAGCGCGTTTTGCTGATGTGTTAGAGCTGGTGGCTGAGGCAAGTTACTACGCAAAACAAGATAAGCTAACGGTTATTGATGCGCATCATATTGATGAAGCCATTGAGGGTAAGCAATACCGCACCGGTCAAATTAGTGAAAATATGCTCAGTGATATCAAAGAAGGCCACACGTTAATTGCTACAACCGGACAAGCCATTGGTAAAGTAAATGGCTTAACGGTACTGCACATTGGTGACACGTCGTTTGGTACACCGGCGCGAATTACTGCCACGGTATACGCCGGCGCTGATGGCGTAATAGACGTAGAGCGCGAAGCAGAACTGGGTAAAGCTATTCACTCTAAAGGCGTGATGTTACTTACTGGTTATTTAGGTAATAAATATGCTCAGCAATTTAGCCTTACGCTCAGCGCAAACATTGCAATAGAACAAAGCTATGGCTACATAGACGGCGATAGCGCCTCGTTGGCAGAGCTTTGCGCGTTAATTTCGGCTATTACAAGCTTACCAATAAGCCAATCAATTGCGCTTACGGGGTCTATAAACCAACATGGTGATGTACAAGCCATTGGTGGTGTAAACGAAAAAATAGAAGGCTTTTTTAAGCTGTGTAAAATGCGCGGCTTAACGGGTGAGCAAGGCGTTATTATTCCTAAGTCAAACCAAGTTAATTTGGTTTTAGACGACGAAATACTCAACGCAGTAGAGCAAGGTAAATTTAATATTTACGCAGTAGAGACGGTCGATCAGGCGCTAAATTTACTGATGGATATTGAAGCGGGCGAACTCATCGACGATGTATACCCTGAAAGTTCAGTAAACGGCATCGCACTTGCGCGTTTAAAAGAGATTGCCGATATTGTTAATGGCGATAACGAAGACGATGCGGATGACGAGCTAGAAAACGAAAAACGAGAAGAAGAGAAAAACTAA
- a CDS encoding FKBP-type peptidyl-prolyl cis-trans isomerase — MINIILAVVIAILCVLIFKNSKKAKQQAIANAQIESDYLVANAKVDGVLETASGLQYKVLHKGENSNTPSPTSMVNVHYHGTLIDGTVFDSSVERKSPISFGLHQVIKGWTEGLQLMSPGDKFQFYIPHQLAYGEKRVGSIPPASLLIFEVELLAIES, encoded by the coding sequence ATGATCAATATTATTTTGGCGGTTGTGATCGCTATTTTGTGCGTTTTAATATTTAAAAATAGTAAAAAAGCCAAACAACAGGCGATTGCTAATGCGCAAATTGAAAGCGACTATTTAGTGGCAAACGCTAAAGTAGATGGTGTATTGGAAACTGCATCTGGCCTGCAATATAAAGTATTGCACAAAGGAGAAAACAGCAACACACCTAGCCCAACAAGTATGGTCAATGTGCATTACCACGGTACACTCATCGACGGCACTGTGTTTGATAGCTCAGTAGAGCGCAAGTCACCTATCAGCTTTGGTTTACACCAAGTTATTAAAGGGTGGACCGAGGGGTTACAGTTAATGAGCCCGGGAGACAAATTTCAGTTTTATATACCGCACCAATTGGCTTATGGCGAAAAGCGGGTAGGGAGCATTCCACCAGCATCACTGCTTATTTTTGAAGTAGAATTGCTTGCAATAGAGTCATAA
- a CDS encoding CIA30 family protein has protein sequence MTTKQLASLFIFNTLLLSAEVNANQRWYVVNDSVMGGVSNSQVSHTKEALVFEGNVSLKNNGGFASIRTELNTQGQNANTINLRVKGDGQTYQLRLRTSNYLDGPAYTHSFKTIENEWTNINFTPSDFTLTFRGRTLAQQPVIDFSDIRQLGFMIAGKQAGKFKLEIAHIEFAG, from the coding sequence ATGACCACTAAACAATTAGCCTCTCTTTTTATATTTAATACTTTGCTGCTAAGCGCAGAGGTTAACGCCAATCAGCGTTGGTACGTTGTAAACGATTCGGTCATGGGGGGCGTGTCTAATAGCCAAGTAAGCCATACAAAAGAGGCATTGGTATTTGAAGGTAATGTATCGCTTAAAAATAACGGAGGGTTTGCTTCTATCCGCACTGAGCTCAACACACAGGGCCAAAACGCAAATACTATTAATTTACGTGTTAAAGGTGACGGTCAAACGTATCAACTAAGGCTGCGCACATCCAACTACCTTGATGGACCTGCGTATACACACTCATTTAAAACAATAGAAAATGAATGGACTAACATTAATTTTACCCCAAGCGATTTTACGCTTACTTTTCGTGGTCGTACGCTAGCCCAGCAACCAGTGATTGATTTTAGTGATATTAGACAACTTGGTTTTATGATTGCAGGAAAACAGGCGGGAAAATTTAAGCTTGAAATAGCACACATTGAATTTGCAGGTTAG